The Candidatus Zixiibacteriota bacterium genome window below encodes:
- a CDS encoding class I SAM-dependent methyltransferase has product MICQGTTSCDFKQATGAGGRLWTAQPELATFDHMGRVYSLPEIYDIAFDFRNVPGEVNFLLDAVRKYADREPRSALEFACGPAYHVREIARRGFVSDGLDLEPAMVAYARELVAKERLSAGIFEGDMRSYRTDRRYDLVYSLIASFGHLLTNEDVLSNLNCAADLLNERGLYIVSTAHPRDFYGDEEPSVKTYWTMTRGDTTVVTDWGGSNQQFDPLTECDDVVITFSVTNGEESRQYEFTERLRRCSLNTFRALVQLSGRFEIADLLGDFDLKMPLSNDRESYRMVAVLRKQ; this is encoded by the coding sequence ATGATCTGCCAAGGTACGACCAGTTGCGATTTCAAGCAAGCTACAGGTGCAGGCGGAAGGCTCTGGACAGCACAACCTGAATTGGCTACGTTTGATCACATGGGACGCGTCTATTCACTGCCGGAGATTTACGATATCGCGTTCGATTTTCGCAATGTGCCCGGCGAAGTCAATTTCCTTCTCGACGCCGTTCGCAAGTATGCGGATCGAGAGCCGCGGTCGGCCCTCGAGTTCGCCTGCGGTCCGGCGTATCATGTGCGGGAGATCGCGCGCCGTGGATTCGTTTCAGATGGACTCGACCTCGAACCGGCCATGGTGGCCTACGCGAGAGAACTGGTCGCAAAAGAACGGTTGAGCGCAGGCATTTTTGAAGGAGACATGCGATCGTACCGCACCGACCGCCGCTATGATCTTGTTTACAGCTTGATAGCGTCATTCGGACATCTGCTTACCAACGAGGACGTCCTTTCCAACCTCAATTGCGCGGCGGACCTGCTCAATGAGCGTGGGCTTTACATTGTCTCGACAGCTCACCCACGCGATTTCTACGGCGACGAAGAGCCCTCGGTCAAGACCTATTGGACCATGACCCGTGGCGACACCACGGTGGTGACAGATTGGGGCGGGAGCAATCAGCAGTTCGACCCGTTGACGGAGTGCGATGACGTGGTGATCACGTTCTCGGTCACCAATGGTGAAGAGAGCAGGCAGTACGAATTCACGGAGCGACTTCGCCGCTGTTCGCTCAATACGTTCAGGGCTCTGGTGCAACTTTCCGGGCGGTTCGAGATTGCGGATCTTCTGGGGGATTTCGATCTGAAGATGCCTCTTTCCAATGATCGGGAATCGTATCGGATGGTGGCGGTGCTCCGGAAGCAGTGA
- a CDS encoding MFS transporter: MTFRQRIIDFFALKRSMVGLLGMVILVGMGEKMAERFLPIYLIALGGGAISVGLLNGLDNLLSALYSFPGGYLSDRFGTKRALLIFNVLAMAGFLVVILVPTWQAVIIGSFLFLSWTAISLPATMSLVARILPRAKRTMGVSMHSLVRRIPMSLGPLLGGTFIGIWGETRGVRLAFVAALGMALVAAIMQQLLIENNSETDAINGKAEKNPLRLFREMTPEMKNLLASDILIRFCEQIPYAFVVIWCMKVISSPVTAFEFGLLTTIEMATAFVCYIPVAYWADKTQKKPFVTITFIFFTLFPIMLLFCQSFWPLVGAFVIRGLKEFGDATRKALIMDLSPAGREAGMFGLYYLMRDTVVSLAAFGGAFLWMISPTANFLVAGTFGVLGTIWFAWKGRDLKLRPPDSVRSR; encoded by the coding sequence ATGACATTCCGGCAGCGCATCATCGACTTCTTCGCCCTCAAGCGCAGCATGGTGGGACTGCTGGGGATGGTCATACTGGTCGGCATGGGGGAGAAGATGGCTGAGCGATTCCTGCCGATCTATCTCATCGCCCTGGGTGGCGGCGCTATTTCGGTCGGCTTGCTCAACGGCCTGGATAACCTGCTCTCGGCGCTTTACTCATTTCCCGGCGGCTATCTATCCGACCGCTTCGGTACCAAGCGGGCGCTGCTGATCTTCAATGTTCTGGCCATGGCCGGGTTTCTGGTCGTGATCTTAGTCCCCACCTGGCAGGCGGTCATTATCGGTTCATTCTTGTTCCTTTCCTGGACTGCCATATCGCTCCCCGCCACCATGAGTCTGGTTGCACGGATTCTTCCCCGTGCCAAGCGCACCATGGGGGTCTCCATGCATTCGCTGGTGCGACGGATCCCCATGTCCCTTGGACCACTGCTGGGAGGTACATTTATCGGTATCTGGGGGGAGACACGGGGTGTCCGGTTGGCCTTTGTGGCAGCGCTCGGAATGGCGCTGGTGGCGGCTATTATGCAGCAACTCCTTATTGAAAACAACTCTGAGACAGACGCTATCAATGGAAAGGCTGAAAAGAACCCGCTAAGACTCTTCCGGGAAATGACACCTGAGATGAAAAACCTGCTGGCCTCCGACATCCTGATCCGCTTCTGCGAGCAGATACCGTACGCGTTTGTCGTCATCTGGTGCATGAAAGTCATCTCATCGCCGGTAACAGCTTTCGAATTCGGCTTGTTGACTACTATTGAGATGGCCACCGCGTTTGTCTGCTATATCCCCGTCGCCTACTGGGCAGATAAGACGCAGAAGAAGCCGTTTGTAACTATCACGTTTATCTTCTTCACGCTCTTCCCGATCATGCTTCTGTTCTGTCAGTCGTTCTGGCCGCTGGTAGGGGCGTTTGTCATTCGTGGCCTGAAAGAGTTCGGTGATGCCACCCGCAAAGCGTTGATCATGGATCTGTCTCCGGCCGGTCGCGAGGCCGGCATGTTCGGACTCTATTACCTGATGCGGGACACCGTCGTCTCTCTGGCTGCATTCGGCGGGGCGTTTCTCTGGATGATCAGCCCCACCGCCAATTTTCTGGTGGCGGGCACATTCGGCGTCCTTGGCACGATCTGGTTCGCGTGGAAAGGGCGGGACCTGAAACTCAGACCGCCTGATTCCGTACGTTCCCGTTGA
- a CDS encoding DinB family protein, translated as MKDRKLTAPEGYDMSRQRMVALFAAQLDDRSQKLKENLAGLTIEQLQWQPHPGVNTIGMLLAHLAVSEVYWLNVAPAEMRLEPEGDNLILNTIGIRMDDDGLPLASDARHSATLRGKSLTDYFGMLDKARRASHATMQKWNDADLDTAYKLRDFTVTRAWTVYHILEHTAGHYGQMLLLKHLMGDAGVLKVSDPA; from the coding sequence ATGAAAGATCGTAAACTCACCGCCCCAGAGGGGTATGACATGTCGCGCCAGCGGATGGTGGCGTTGTTTGCAGCACAACTCGATGATCGCTCGCAGAAGCTGAAGGAGAATCTCGCCGGCTTGACTATCGAACAACTCCAGTGGCAGCCGCATCCGGGTGTCAACACCATCGGGATGCTTCTTGCCCACCTGGCGGTCTCCGAAGTGTACTGGCTGAATGTGGCTCCCGCAGAAATGCGCCTTGAACCCGAGGGGGATAATCTGATCCTGAACACTATCGGAATCAGAATGGACGATGATGGCCTGCCGCTGGCTTCAGACGCTCGTCATTCCGCCACTTTGAGGGGAAAAAGCCTCACCGACTATTTCGGCATGCTCGACAAAGCCCGCCGCGCCAGCCATGCCACTATGCAGAAATGGAATGACGCTGATCTGGATACTGCCTATAAGCTTAGGGATTTCACCGTCACACGCGCCTGGACCGTCTATCATATCCTTGAGCATACCGCCGGGCATTATGGGCAGATGCTCCTGCTCAAGCACCTGATGGGTGACGCGGGGGTTCTGAAGGTGAGTGATCCGGCATAG